AGGCCCGAAGTCGTGTCCAGCCCGATCCATCCGGCGCCGGGTACATAGGCCTGCGCCCATGCATGCAGTTCGCCGCCCGTCTGGTCCGATGCGCCGGTACGGGGCTGGAACAGGTAGCCCGACACGAAGCGGGCGGCAAAGCCCAGCCTGCGCAGCACCGCAATCAGCAGCCATGCGGTGTCACGGCAGGAACCGACACCGTTACGCAGGGTTTCCTCCGGCGACCACACGCCCGCTTCGGGCCGGACGCGGTAGGTGATGCGCGTTGCGATGGCACGGGTCAGCCCCACCAGTAGGTCCAGCGTCGGCCGGGGCAGGGTGGCGCGCCATTGTCCGCTCAGCGCATCCAGCAGCGGGGTGGGGGCATCGTCCGGGTTGTCGCGTGGCTGCATGCAGGAGACCAGTGCGGGATCGGTGGGCCGCCAGTCCCGTGCTGGCCAGTCCCGCGCGGATGGCGTGATGGCGAAGGGGCCGGGACTGGTCGGCGTCTGGTCCGTGACAAGGCGGACGGTAATGTCGAAATGCGTGACCTGCCGGGCAAAGGTGACGCGGGCGACGCGGTTGCCCGATGCATCGTAGTCCCATGTACAGCTATGGGGCGAAGGTGCGATTTCCATGGCGTAGGACAGTACGCCCGGACAGCCGGGCCGGGGGTGCAGGCGGATTGTCTGCGGGCCAAGATGGACGGGCCGGTCGTAGCGGTAGCGTGTGTGGTGGACCAGCATGGCATGCGCGTTCATGTACTCTTGAGCCCCGGAAAACAGTCCCGCATGCCTGTCATCGGACCCGGCGATGGTACGGTTCGGACATGGTTGCAATGTGCCGGCCCCACGCTATCAGGATTGGCGGTGGCAGCAATATCGTATTTTTCGGCTATTTGCGCCCGAAAGGGAAGGTTGTGCAGATTCGTTCTTGGCAAGAGACGATTTTCTTGCTCCGCTAGTCATGGATCGAAATGATTGATGGCAGGTGGGTGGACATGATTCCTTCGCCCCTGATCCACCTCCACTCCAGCGGAGGTAGGGCATGAATGATATGAAGATGACGGCGCAGGCAGCCGGGCTGTTCGCGACCTATGATGTTCCGGATTTTTTCTGTGAACTGCTCAATCGCCGGGACATCCCCCCATCGGGTCTGCAGCTTGTGCGTGACCGGCTGGCCTGTTTCGATCCGGGTGAACTGCGCCGCCGCGCGGCCGCGGTGGAGGCCCAGTTCTACCGGCTGGGCATTACCTTTACCGTCTATTCCGACAGCGAGGCGATAGACCGCGTCCTGCCGTTCGACGTCATTCCCCGCGTGCTGACCGCGGCGGAGTGGGATCATGTGGAACGCGGCGTGCAGCAGCGCGTGCAGGCGATCAACCTGTTCCTGCATGACATCTATCATGACCGTCATATCCTGCGCGATGGCGTGGTGCCCGAACATCTTGTGCTGGGCAATGCCAATTACTGCCAGGCCATGGTGGGGCTGGATGTGCCCGGCGGGGTGTACGTGCATGTCAACGGCACCGACCTGGTGCGTGACCGTGATGGCCGGTTCCTGGTGCTGGAAGATAATGCCCGCACGCCCTCGGGCGCGTCATACGTGCTGGAAAACCGGCAGA
This portion of the Komagataeibacter sp. FNDCF1 genome encodes:
- a CDS encoding transglutaminase family protein, which produces MNAHAMLVHHTRYRYDRPVHLGPQTIRLHPRPGCPGVLSYAMEIAPSPHSCTWDYDASGNRVARVTFARQVTHFDITVRLVTDQTPTSPGPFAITPSARDWPARDWRPTDPALVSCMQPRDNPDDAPTPLLDALSGQWRATLPRPTLDLLVGLTRAIATRITYRVRPEAGVWSPEETLRNGVGSCRDTAWLLIAVLRRLGFAARFVSGYLFQPRTGASDQTGGELHAWAQAYVPGAGWIGLDTTSGLLAAQGHVPLAVAAIPQQAAPVSGLLDQCVATFEAVMETTTVPTDTHGMPPRRRTSL